The Dysgonomonadaceae bacterium PH5-43 genomic interval AATAATAGGTATTGCTTCGGTAATTGCGATGGTAAGTTTAGGACAAAGTTCTCAAATGAGTATCAATAATCAGATTTCAACTATGGGAACTAATCTTATAATGGTTATGCGTGAGAGCCAAAGACAAGGAGGTGTAAATATTGGTTCGGGTAATGTTCAGACTTTGAAGAGCGAAGATGCCGATGCAATAATTAAAGATGCAAAGTATGTGTCTATGGTGTCGCCATTGGTTAGTGCAAGCGGACAGTTAGTTAATGGCTCTAATAACTGGCCAAGCCAATTGCAGGGAGGTAATGAACATTTACTGGCTATACGAAAGCTTGAAATTGCAGAAGGCACTAATATTACGGCTAATGATGTTCGTACTTATGCTAAAGTTTGTATCGTAGGACAAACAGTTGTAGACAATCTGTTTCCTAATGGAGAAAACCCGATAGGACAAACTATTCGCTACAATAAAACACCTTTTAAGATTATAGGTGTGCTTGCCTCTAAGGGACAAAATCAGATGGGGCAAGACCAAGATGATATTGTAATAACTCCGTATACTACAGTTCAGAAACGAGTGTTAGCTATAAATTATATTCATATGATTTATGCTTCAGCCGCATCCGAGAATGTTGTAACTGCTGCAAGTGAAGAAATAGAGGGAATATTAAGAACGCAACATAAAATACGCGAAGGACAAGACGATGACTTCCGTGTGCGCACTCAGCAAGAGATGCTTGATATGATGAGTTCTATTACGGGTTTTCTTACGGTGTTGTTGGCAGCTATAGCCTCTATCTCGTTGGTTGTTGGCGGTATAGGTATTATGAATATAATGTATGTTACGGTTACAGAGCGTACTAAAGAAATAGGTTTGCGTATGTCTATTGGAGCTCATACTAAAGATATATTGTTGCAGTTTTTATGCGAAAGTACAATTCTTAGTCTGATAGGTGGTATTATAGGAATATTATTAGGTTTGGCACTGTCTTACGGAATATCAATGGCTCTTAACTGGCCTTTTGCCTTAAGTATTCCTGCGGTAGTATTGTCGTTTTTAGTGTGTGCAGCAACAGGAATATTCTTTGGTTGGTATCCTGCTAAAAAGGCATCGGCTTTAGATCCTATAAATGCATTGAGATACGAATAAACATACAGATTAATAAAATTATTATGATTAAATCTCCATTGAACTATAAAACAGCAGCCTTGCTTTCTCTTGGTATTTGTTTGTTGATAAATATACTATTTATCATTATGTTTTTATATGGAAAAGATTCTGTGGTGCCTCCCGATGGAGAACGAATACGTCCGAATTTTAATCTTCATATTACATTTATATACGCTCTGTTTAATTTTATTACAGCATTTACTATATATATGGTAAACTTCTATTTGCTAAACAAAAAATATTTATCAAAAAGAAATTGGTTAATCATAGTTCCTGCGGTAATCATAGTTACGGTTATCATAAGTCTACTGTTTTCTTATTTATCTATATCTATAGAAGATAGACCATTTCACGCACGTGTGTATTGGGGTGCTTTATTTCGAGATTTGTTTATCGCAACAGTTGTAACTCTATCTTCTCAACTGTTGTATGTATCTCATAAACAACAACAAACTCTTATTGAAAATGAAACTCTGCTTGTAGAGAATATACGTTCGCGCTTTCAAGCATTAAAAAGTCAAGTAGATCCTCACTTCCTTTTTAATTCGCTAAATACATTAAATTCTCTTATCGCTATAGATAAAGATAAAGCACAAGAATACGTACAACAATTATCAAATGTATTTAGGTATACATTACAAACTAAAGAAAAAATAACTCTCGAAGAAGAACTCAAATTTAATTATTCGTATTGTCATCTTATGCAGATAAGGTATGGCGATAATCTTAAGTTTGTTTACGATATAGATGAAAAGTTTTATGCTTATTCCATAATTCCTCTTACTATTCAGGCTTTAGTCGAAAATGCAAT includes:
- a CDS encoding putative ABC transport system permease protein (product_source=KO:K02004; cog=COG0577; ko=KO:K02004; pfam=PF02687,PF12704; transmembrane_helix_parts=Inside_1_20,TMhelix_21_43,Outside_44_279,TMhelix_280_302,Inside_303_334,TMhelix_335_357,Outside_358_366,TMhelix_367_389,Inside_390_406) codes for the protein MNIFNLIQIAIEALLRNKTRALLTMLGIIIGIASVIAMVSLGQSSQMSINNQISTMGTNLIMVMRESQRQGGVNIGSGNVQTLKSEDADAIIKDAKYVSMVSPLVSASGQLVNGSNNWPSQLQGGNEHLLAIRKLEIAEGTNITANDVRTYAKVCIVGQTVVDNLFPNGENPIGQTIRYNKTPFKIIGVLASKGQNQMGQDQDDIVITPYTTVQKRVLAINYIHMIYASAASENVVTAASEEIEGILRTQHKIREGQDDDFRVRTQQEMLDMMSSITGFLTVLLAAIASISLVVGGIGIMNIMYVTVTERTKEIGLRMSIGAHTKDILLQFLCESTILSLIGGIIGILLGLALSYGISMALNWPFALSIPAVVLSFLVCAATGIFFGWYPAKKASALDPINALRYE
- a CDS encoding two-component system LytT family sensor kinase (product_source=KO:K02478; cath_funfam=3.30.565.10; cog=COG2972; ko=KO:K02478; pfam=PF06580; superfamily=55874,81324; transmembrane_helix_parts=Inside_1_10,TMhelix_11_33,Outside_34_52,TMhelix_53_75,Inside_76_86,TMhelix_87_109,Outside_110_346), which gives rise to MIKSPLNYKTAALLSLGICLLINILFIIMFLYGKDSVVPPDGERIRPNFNLHITFIYALFNFITAFTIYMVNFYLLNKKYLSKRNWLIIVPAVIIVTVIISLLFSYLSISIEDRPFHARVYWGALFRDLFIATVVTLSSQLLYVSHKQQQTLIENETLLVENIRSRFQALKSQVDPHFLFNSLNTLNSLIAIDKDKAQEYVQQLSNVFRYTLQTKEKITLEEELKFNYSYCHLMQIRYGDNLKFVYDIDEKFYAYSIIPLTIQALVENAIKHNVVSNKQPLTIKIITKSDGLLSVSNRIQPKKELERGEGIGLVNLRERYKLMYKSEIEVNNTEEEFEVVVPLLID